In Macaca fascicularis isolate 582-1 chromosome 15, T2T-MFA8v1.1, one genomic interval encodes:
- the LOC141408716 gene encoding SH3 domain and tetratricopeptide repeat-containing protein 1-like, translating into MALARLCFLLGRLCSRRLKLSQARVYLEETLGVLEGNFGDLFLVVAVYANLASIYWKQNREKCTQVVPRVMALLLGTPGHICSTEADGELLQLGLQWAVGGQSQQA; encoded by the coding sequence ATGGCCCTGGCCAGGCTCTGCTTCCTTCTGGGGCGGCTGTGCAGCAGGAGGCTCAAGCTGTCCCAGGCCCGGGTGTACTTGGAGGAAACACTGGGGGTCCTGGAGGGCAACTTCGGGGACCTGTTCCTGGTGGTGGCTGTGTACgccaacctggccagcatttaCTGGAAGCAGAACCGGGAGAAGTGTACACAGGTGGTTCCCAGAGTCATGGCCCTGCTCCTGGGGACGCCTGGCCACATCTGTAGCACCGAGGCGGACGGGGAGCTCCtgcagctggggctgcagtggGCGGTGGGTGGCCAGAGCCAGCAGGCCTAG